A window from Kwoniella newhampshirensis strain CBS 13917 chromosome 3, whole genome shotgun sequence encodes these proteins:
- a CDS encoding Ras-like protein codes for MSKAQFLREYKLVVVGGGGVGKSALTIQFIQSHFVDEYDPTIEDSYRKQCIIDEEVALLDVLDTAGQEEYGAMREQYMRTGEGFLLVYSITSRSSFEEVSTFHQQILRVKDKDYFPVVVVANKCDLEYERQVQPHEGRDLAKRFNAQCIETSAKQRVNVDEAFIAVVRAIRRYQKESGPPQAVGTPGKSATGAVGGRANDSGDHVDKGCCGGGCVIL; via the exons ATGTCCAAG GCCCAATTCTTACGCGAGTACaagctcgtcgtcgtcggtggtggtg GTGTCGGTAAATCCGCTTTGACGATCCAGTTTATTCAGTCACAT TTCGTTGATGA ATACGACCCCACTATCG AGGATTCTTACCGAAAACAATGTAtcatcgatgaggaggtggcTTTGCTGGATGTCCTGGATACAGCTGGTCAGGAGGAATACGGAGCGATGCGAGAACAGTACATGAGAACTG GCGAGGGATTCTTGCTGGTCTATTCGATTACTTCTCGGAGTTCATTCGAAGAAGTGTCCACCTTCCATCAACAAATCCTGCGG GTGAAAGACAAGGACTACTTCCCTGTCGTTGTTGTGGCGAACAAGTGCGACTTGGAGTACGAGCGACAGGTTCAACCACATG AGGGTCGAGATCTCGCAAAGCGATTCAATGCTCAGTGCATCGAGACCTCAGCGAAGCAAAGAGTAAATGTGGACGAAGCGTTTATTGCGGTCGTGCGAGCCATCCGAAGGTACCAGAAG GAGTCGGGCCCTCCTCAGGCGGTCGGGACGCCCGGAAAATCAGCAACCGGAGCTGTCGGCGGACGGGCAAACGACAGTGGCGATCACGTTGATAAAGGAtgttgtggtggtggatgtgTCATCCTCTAA